In Streptococcus uberis, a single window of DNA contains:
- the rseP gene encoding RIP metalloprotease RseP, which produces MLGLITFIIVFGILVIVHEFGHFYFAKKSGILVREFAIGMGPKLYSHVDKEGTLYTIRSLPLGGYVRMAGWGDDSTEIKTGTPASLSLDASGKVTRINLSQNRLDPNSLPMHVTAYDLEDKLTITGLVLEETKEFDVAHNATIVEEDGTEVRIAPLDVQYQNASIWGRLITNFAGPMNNFILGLLVFIFLVFLQGGALDTNSNHIKVVDNGAAAKAGIKSDDQILQIENIPVSNWQELTGAVASSTKDLKEGQSLTVKVKSQGKVKELFLKPQKVGGKFAIGVQCRLKTGFKDKLLGGFEMAINGALLIITALKNLMTGFSLDKLGGPVAMYQMSSQAAASGIETVLSMMAMLSINLGIFNLIPIPALDGGKILMNLIEAIRRKPLKRETETYITFVGVVIMLVLMVAVTWNDIMRAFF; this is translated from the coding sequence ATGTTAGGATTAATCACTTTTATCATTGTTTTTGGAATACTAGTCATTGTCCATGAATTTGGACATTTCTATTTTGCCAAAAAATCAGGAATTCTTGTCAGAGAATTCGCCATCGGAATGGGGCCAAAGCTTTATTCTCATGTGGATAAAGAAGGAACTCTTTACACCATCAGAAGTCTTCCTTTAGGAGGCTATGTTCGCATGGCAGGCTGGGGAGACGATAGTACAGAAATTAAGACAGGGACGCCGGCTAGCCTAAGCTTAGATGCCTCAGGTAAGGTAACACGCATTAACCTGTCACAAAATCGACTAGATCCCAATAGTTTACCAATGCATGTGACGGCATATGATTTAGAAGATAAATTGACCATCACAGGACTGGTACTAGAGGAGACAAAAGAGTTTGATGTGGCTCATAATGCTACAATAGTAGAGGAAGATGGCACCGAAGTTCGTATCGCACCACTTGATGTCCAATATCAAAACGCAAGTATTTGGGGAAGATTAATCACCAATTTTGCTGGTCCGATGAACAATTTCATTTTAGGCCTACTCGTCTTTATCTTTTTGGTCTTTTTACAAGGCGGAGCTTTGGATACTAATAGTAACCATATTAAGGTTGTTGACAATGGCGCAGCTGCCAAAGCAGGAATCAAAAGCGATGACCAGATCCTTCAGATAGAAAACATACCTGTCAGCAACTGGCAGGAATTGACAGGAGCCGTAGCTAGCTCCACAAAAGACTTGAAAGAAGGTCAATCACTGACGGTTAAGGTGAAATCTCAAGGAAAAGTCAAAGAACTATTCTTGAAACCACAAAAAGTTGGTGGCAAATTCGCTATCGGTGTTCAATGCCGCTTAAAAACCGGCTTTAAAGATAAACTTTTGGGTGGTTTTGAAATGGCCATTAATGGAGCGCTTTTAATCATAACGGCCTTGAAAAATTTAATGACTGGTTTTAGTCTAGATAAATTAGGCGGCCCTGTTGCCATGTATCAAATGTCATCACAGGCTGCAGCAAGCGGCATTGAGACAGTCTTGTCCATGATGGCCATGCTATCTATCAATCTAGGGATTTTCAACTTAATTCCTATCCCTGCTTTAGATGGTGGAAAAATACTAATGAATCTGATTGAAGCCATCCGCAGAAAACCTTTAAAAAGGGAAACCGAAACCTATATCACCTTTGTAGGTGTTGTCATTATGTTAGTCTTAATGGTCGCAGTTACTTGGAATGATATCATGCGCGCTTTTTTCTAA
- a CDS encoding nucleotidyltransferase family protein, with protein sequence MTKNDLKLLLRENKELMEILSIVQELSLKDSWVAAGAVRNVIWNALSGKAGFDWNSDVDLVFFDPNMTYEDSLKIEEELNKRYPIYQWQVRNQVHMHRHNPKTAPYLSACDAISKYPETFTSIALRLQGDELDLFAPYGIEANLTFECHPTPYFLENPERMAIYRKRFSQKNWRQKWPRLTFFED encoded by the coding sequence ATGACCAAAAATGACCTCAAGTTACTTCTTAGGGAAAATAAAGAGCTAATGGAAATACTCAGTATTGTGCAAGAGCTTTCTTTAAAGGATAGTTGGGTGGCTGCGGGTGCTGTTAGAAATGTCATCTGGAATGCATTATCAGGCAAAGCAGGATTTGATTGGAATTCAGATGTGGATCTTGTCTTTTTTGATCCCAATATGACCTATGAGGACAGCCTTAAGATAGAAGAAGAGCTTAATAAACGCTATCCTATTTATCAGTGGCAAGTCAGAAATCAAGTCCATATGCATAGACATAACCCCAAGACGGCTCCCTATCTATCTGCCTGTGATGCCATATCTAAGTATCCTGAAACCTTTACAAGCATAGCCCTTCGCTTGCAAGGGGATGAACTAGACCTTTTTGCTCCCTATGGCATTGAGGCTAACCTAACGTTTGAATGTCATCCAACTCCATATTTTCTAGAAAATCCAGAAAGAATGGCAATCTACCGAAAACGGTTTTCACAAAAAAATTGGAGACAGAAATGGCCACGTTTAACCTTTTTTGAAGATTAG
- a CDS encoding phosphatidate cytidylyltransferase, whose amino-acid sequence MKERVIWGGIAAAIFLPFLLIGNLPFQLFIGILAMLAVSELMKMRRLEIFSFEGVLAMLAAFVLTVPMDTYLTFLPIDASFASFGLMVFLLLAGTVFNSERYSFDDAAFPIASSLYVGIGFQNLVHARVSGIDKVLLALFIVWATDMGAYFIGRRFGKRKLLAKVSPNKTIEGSLGGIASAVVVAMVFMLIDKSVYAPFNFFMMLILVVFFSIFAQFGDLVESAIKRHFGVKDSGKLIPGHGGILDRFDSLIFVFPIMHLFGLF is encoded by the coding sequence ATGAAAGAACGTGTTATTTGGGGAGGGATTGCAGCGGCAATCTTTTTACCCTTTTTGCTAATTGGTAATCTACCTTTTCAATTATTTATAGGTATTTTAGCCATGCTTGCCGTCTCTGAATTGATGAAGATGAGACGTTTGGAAATTTTTTCTTTTGAAGGTGTGCTTGCTATGCTTGCTGCTTTTGTCTTAACAGTTCCAATGGATACCTATCTAACCTTTTTACCTATTGATGCTAGCTTTGCTAGTTTCGGCCTTATGGTATTTTTGCTATTAGCAGGAACCGTTTTTAATAGTGAACGCTATTCATTTGACGATGCGGCTTTTCCAATTGCTAGCAGTTTATATGTGGGAATTGGATTTCAAAATCTTGTTCATGCCAGAGTGTCAGGTATTGACAAAGTTTTACTAGCACTCTTTATTGTATGGGCAACTGATATGGGAGCCTACTTTATAGGGCGCCGATTTGGGAAACGCAAATTGTTAGCTAAAGTATCTCCTAATAAAACCATTGAAGGCAGTTTAGGTGGTATAGCTTCAGCAGTAGTTGTGGCTATGGTTTTCATGTTAATTGATAAATCAGTATATGCCCCATTTAACTTCTTTATGATGTTAATATTAGTGGTTTTTTTCTCTATCTTTGCTCAGTTTGGGGACTTAGTGGAAAGCGCCATTAAACGTCATTTTGGTGTTAAGGACTCTGGAAAGTTGATTCCTGGCCATGGTGGTATCTTGGATCGTTTTGATTCACTGATTTTTGTTTTTCCGATTATGCATCTCTTTGGCTTATTTTAA
- the traF gene encoding conjugal transfer protein TraF, which yields MDFQEAVSGFEEISISTLEQKLNSEDAIIVFFGRSTCPYCRRFAPKLAQVAQENALQVYFIDTDNLADFEDIQDFRYQYGIKTVPGLLVGNTESVEVVCDSSLSPTEIATFILGGAEK from the coding sequence ATGGATTTTCAAGAGGCTGTTTCTGGTTTTGAAGAAATCAGTATTTCAACGTTAGAGCAAAAGCTAAATTCCGAAGATGCTATTATCGTTTTCTTTGGACGCTCGACCTGTCCTTATTGTAGACGATTTGCCCCAAAGCTTGCTCAAGTAGCACAGGAAAATGCATTACAGGTCTATTTTATAGACACTGATAATCTTGCAGACTTCGAAGATATCCAGGATTTTAGGTACCAATACGGCATTAAAACCGTTCCCGGACTGCTTGTTGGGAATACTGAAAGTGTTGAGGTAGTTTGTGATTCCAGTTTGTCACCAACAGAAATAGCGACTTTTATCCTGGGCGGCGCCGAGAAATAA
- a CDS encoding isoprenyl transferase, whose protein sequence is MLRFKMKSKEETIEKIPKHIGIIMDGNGRWAKKRLKPRVFGHKAGMDALQEVTIAASHYGVKVLTVYAFSTENWSRPQDEVSFIMNLPVEFFDKYVPELNKNNVRIQMIGETHRLPEATLSALNRAIEATRKNSGLVLNFALNYGGRAEITNAVKLIAQDVLDANLNPGDITEDLIANYLLTDHLPYLYRDPDFIIRTSGELRLSNFLPWQSAYSELYFTPILWPDFKKTAFEEALREYNRRHRRFGGL, encoded by the coding sequence ATGTTACGTTTTAAGATGAAATCGAAAGAAGAAACAATCGAAAAAATTCCCAAACATATCGGGATTATTATGGACGGAAATGGTCGATGGGCAAAAAAACGCTTAAAACCACGTGTCTTTGGCCATAAGGCTGGAATGGATGCTTTGCAAGAGGTTACCATTGCCGCATCTCATTATGGGGTAAAGGTCTTGACAGTCTATGCTTTTTCAACAGAAAATTGGTCTCGTCCTCAAGATGAAGTTTCTTTTATTATGAATTTGCCGGTTGAATTTTTCGATAAGTATGTGCCGGAGTTAAACAAAAATAATGTTCGCATTCAAATGATCGGAGAAACACATCGTTTGCCAGAAGCTACCCTAAGTGCACTAAACAGGGCTATCGAGGCTACTCGTAAAAACTCAGGATTAGTCTTGAATTTTGCTTTAAACTATGGCGGACGTGCTGAAATCACCAATGCTGTGAAGTTGATTGCCCAAGATGTCCTTGATGCTAACTTAAATCCTGGAGATATCACTGAGGATTTAATTGCCAATTACTTGCTAACAGATCATTTACCTTACTTGTATCGTGACCCTGATTTCATTATACGAACAAGCGGAGAGCTTCGATTAAGTAATTTTTTACCTTGGCAATCTGCTTATAGTGAATTATACTTTACTCCAATTCTTTGGCCGGATTTCAAGAAAACAGCCTTTGAAGAAGCTTTGAGAGAATACAACCGTCGTCACCGTCGCTTTGGTGGCTTGTAA
- a CDS encoding proline--tRNA ligase, whose translation MKQSKMLIPTLREMPSDAQVISHALMMRAGYVRQVSAGIYAYLPLANRTIEKLKTIMRQEFDKIGAVEMLAPALLTADLWRESGRYETYGDDLYKLKNRESSDFILGPTHEETFTTLVRDAVKSYKQLPLNLYQIQAKYRDEKRPRNGLLRTREFIMKDGYSFHQNYEDLDVTYEDYRKAYEAIFTRSGLEFKGIIGDGGAMGGKDSQEFMAITPERTDLSRWLVLDKSIPSLSDIPEDVLEEIKKELASWLISGEDTIAYSSESSYAANLEMASNAFSPTTKVAVAEDLKEVATPDCKTIDQVADFLNISAETTIKTLLFIADEKPVVALLVGNDQVNDVKLKNYLGADFLDPATEEEAFQVFGAHFGSLGPVNLPDSVRIIADRNVQNLANAVSGANKDGFHLTGVNPERDFKAEFVDIREVKEGEASPDGHGHLQFARGIEVGHIFKLGTRYSDSLGANILDENGKSIPIVMGCYGIGVSRILSAVIEQHARLFVSKTPKGEYRYSWGINFPKELAPFDIHLITVNTKDEEAQTLTDKLEKELMAKGYEVLTDDRNERVGSKFSDSDLIGLPIRITVGKKASEGIVEIKIKASGDSIEVNAENVIETLEILTKDH comes from the coding sequence ATGAAACAATCAAAAATGCTTATCCCAACCTTGCGTGAAATGCCAAGCGATGCGCAAGTTATTAGTCACGCTTTAATGATGAGAGCAGGTTATGTCCGACAAGTTTCTGCCGGAATTTATGCATACTTACCATTAGCTAATCGTACCATTGAAAAATTAAAAACCATCATGCGTCAAGAATTTGATAAAATTGGTGCTGTTGAAATGTTGGCGCCAGCCTTATTGACGGCTGATTTATGGCGTGAATCAGGTCGTTACGAAACCTATGGTGATGACCTCTATAAATTAAAAAACAGAGAGAGCTCTGATTTTATCTTGGGACCAACCCACGAAGAAACCTTTACCACATTGGTTCGTGATGCTGTCAAATCATACAAGCAATTACCTTTGAACTTATATCAAATTCAAGCCAAATACCGCGATGAAAAACGTCCTAGAAATGGTTTGTTAAGAACTCGTGAGTTCATCATGAAAGATGGTTATAGCTTCCATCAAAATTATGAAGATCTGGATGTGACTTATGAGGATTATCGCAAAGCTTATGAGGCTATTTTTACACGTTCGGGATTAGAATTCAAAGGCATTATTGGTGATGGCGGAGCTATGGGAGGAAAAGATTCTCAAGAGTTTATGGCTATCACACCTGAAAGAACCGATTTAAGCCGCTGGCTTGTCTTAGATAAGTCAATCCCATCATTAAGTGATATTCCTGAAGACGTTTTAGAAGAAATCAAAAAAGAACTAGCATCATGGCTCATCTCTGGGGAAGACACTATTGCCTATTCTAGTGAATCCAGTTACGCTGCTAACTTAGAAATGGCAAGCAATGCCTTTAGCCCAACAACGAAAGTTGCTGTAGCAGAAGACTTAAAAGAAGTTGCCACTCCAGATTGCAAAACGATTGATCAAGTTGCTGATTTCTTAAACATTTCAGCTGAGACAACCATCAAAACCTTATTGTTTATTGCCGATGAAAAACCTGTAGTGGCATTATTGGTTGGTAATGATCAGGTGAATGACGTCAAGTTGAAGAACTACTTGGGGGCAGACTTCCTTGATCCAGCCACTGAAGAAGAAGCCTTCCAAGTGTTTGGTGCACATTTTGGGTCACTAGGACCAGTTAACTTGCCAGACTCTGTTCGCATTATTGCTGACCGTAATGTTCAAAACCTTGCCAATGCTGTTTCCGGTGCAAACAAAGATGGCTTCCATTTGACTGGTGTTAACCCAGAGCGTGATTTTAAAGCAGAATTTGTTGATATCCGTGAAGTGAAAGAAGGCGAAGCTTCACCAGATGGTCATGGACATCTTCAATTTGCGCGTGGAATCGAAGTTGGACATATTTTCAAATTAGGTACCCGTTATTCTGATAGTTTAGGCGCAAACATTTTGGATGAAAACGGCAAATCTATTCCGATTGTTATGGGATGTTATGGTATTGGGGTTAGCCGTATTCTTTCAGCCGTTATTGAACAGCATGCACGCTTATTTGTTTCAAAAACTCCAAAAGGGGAATACCGTTATTCATGGGGCATTAATTTCCCTAAAGAATTAGCACCATTTGATATTCATTTAATCACTGTAAATACCAAAGATGAAGAGGCACAAACCTTAACAGATAAACTTGAGAAAGAATTGATGGCAAAAGGTTATGAAGTCTTGACAGATGATCGTAATGAGCGTGTTGGTTCTAAATTCTCAGATAGTGATTTGATCGGCTTACCAATTCGAATCACAGTCGGGAAAAAAGCCTCAGAAGGAATCGTTGAAATTAAGATAAAAGCAAGTGGTGATAGCATCGAAGTAAATGCCGAAAATGTTATCGAAACCCTTGAGATTTTAACCAAAGACCACTAA
- the yajC gene encoding preprotein translocase subunit YajC codes for MGLSTILMFVVMLGLIFFMQRQQKKQAQERQNQLNAIQKGDEVVTIGGMYAIVDEVDSVGNKIVLDVDGVFLPFELSAIKRVVSKGDHYPEAAVVAESETVVEPESEVVEESAIDSHDSNDSAIESH; via the coding sequence ATGGGATTATCTACAATTTTAATGTTCGTTGTCATGCTAGGATTAATCTTTTTCATGCAACGTCAACAAAAGAAACAAGCGCAAGAACGTCAAAACCAATTAAATGCCATTCAAAAAGGCGATGAAGTGGTAACCATTGGTGGTATGTATGCCATTGTTGACGAAGTTGATTCAGTGGGCAACAAAATCGTTTTGGATGTCGATGGGGTTTTCTTGCCATTTGAATTATCAGCTATCAAGAGAGTCGTTTCAAAAGGTGATCACTATCCAGAAGCAGCAGTGGTTGCTGAATCAGAAACAGTGGTTGAACCTGAATCAGAAGTTGTTGAAGAATCAGCTATTGACAGTCATGATTCGAATGATTCCGCTATCGAATCACATTAA
- the galE gene encoding UDP-glucose 4-epimerase GalE: protein MAILVLGGAGYIGSHMVDWLIEQDKKEVVVVDNLVTGHRQSVHPAARFYQGDLADQPFMRRVFSENSIEAVIHFAAFSQVGESMQNPLKYFDNNTVGMVKLLEVMAEAGVKQIVFSSTAATYGIPEEIPIKEETPQNPINPYGESKLMMEKIMYWCDQAYGIKYVALRYFNVAGDKPDGSIGEDHNPETHLIPIVLQVAQGVRDKITIFGDDYQTADGTNVRDYVHPFDLAQAHSLAVDYLAKGNPSTAFNLGSSTGFSNLEILEVARKVTGKEIPAEIGPRRLGDPDSLIADSSRARDILGWKPQFDHIEKIIETAWTWHSSHPNGYEDN, encoded by the coding sequence ATGGCGATATTAGTACTTGGTGGAGCGGGTTATATTGGTTCACATATGGTGGACTGGTTAATTGAACAGGACAAGAAAGAAGTTGTGGTGGTGGATAATTTAGTGACTGGTCATCGTCAGTCAGTTCATCCGGCTGCAAGATTTTATCAAGGAGATTTAGCTGATCAACCTTTTATGCGTCGTGTTTTTTCAGAAAATTCCATTGAAGCTGTCATTCATTTTGCTGCCTTTTCTCAGGTTGGCGAATCTATGCAAAATCCCCTTAAATATTTTGATAACAATACTGTAGGTATGGTTAAACTCTTAGAAGTTATGGCAGAAGCTGGTGTTAAACAGATTGTCTTTTCTTCAACGGCTGCGACCTATGGTATACCTGAAGAAATACCAATTAAGGAAGAAACGCCCCAAAACCCTATTAACCCTTATGGGGAAAGTAAGTTAATGATGGAAAAAATCATGTACTGGTGTGATCAAGCTTATGGTATTAAATATGTTGCTTTACGCTACTTTAACGTTGCTGGCGACAAACCTGATGGTAGTATTGGAGAGGATCACAATCCTGAAACGCATCTCATCCCAATCGTCCTCCAAGTAGCACAAGGTGTTCGTGATAAAATCACTATTTTTGGAGACGACTATCAGACAGCAGATGGAACGAATGTACGTGATTATGTTCATCCATTTGATTTAGCACAAGCCCATAGTCTCGCAGTGGATTATTTAGCCAAAGGTAATCCATCGACGGCTTTTAATCTAGGCTCTTCAACAGGATTTTCCAATCTTGAAATTCTTGAAGTGGCTAGAAAAGTCACAGGCAAGGAGATTCCTGCTGAAATTGGACCACGTCGTTTAGGTGACCCGGACAGTTTAATTGCTGACTCAAGCCGCGCCCGAGATATACTAGGCTGGAAACCCCAATTTGATCACATTGAAAAAATCATTGAAACAGCATGGACTTGGCATTCAAGTCATCCAAATGGATATGAGGATAACTAA